One part of the Moorena sp. SIOASIH genome encodes these proteins:
- a CDS encoding CPBP family intramembrane glutamic endopeptidase translates to MTKQIPDNPELEPLTRIQVLVAMGITAVVLLIFAKLWLQLGKLTLLPIKFTPNALVIGLAMGLGITGASGLVYRLWPAYRQSAEIYLKLILKPLIIPDLMWLGLLPGMSEELLFRGVMLPAVGLNAIGIIASSMLFGILHLSGIQQWPYVVWATLVGLLLGYSAVATDNLLVPIVAHIVTNFVSSLLWKLGNLENRT, encoded by the coding sequence GTGACAAAACAAATTCCCGATAATCCCGAACTTGAACCCCTAACCCGCATCCAAGTACTAGTGGCAATGGGTATAACTGCCGTAGTGTTACTAATCTTTGCCAAGCTATGGCTGCAACTAGGCAAGCTGACTCTCCTGCCCATCAAATTTACCCCCAATGCCCTAGTTATAGGACTAGCCATGGGGTTGGGAATTACTGGAGCCAGTGGCTTAGTGTATCGTCTTTGGCCAGCTTATCGCCAGAGTGCAGAAATATACCTAAAGTTAATTCTCAAGCCCCTAATCATACCAGATTTAATGTGGCTAGGACTGTTGCCCGGTATGAGTGAAGAATTACTGTTTCGGGGTGTCATGTTGCCAGCAGTAGGCTTGAATGCTATCGGTATCATAGCCTCCAGTATGCTATTTGGGATTTTGCATCTAAGCGGTATCCAACAATGGCCCTATGTAGTTTGGGCAACCCTTGTTGGTTTGCTTCTGGGGTATAGTGCGGTAGCAACAGACAATTTACTCGTACCAATTGTAGCTCATATCGTCACCAACTTTGTCTCTAGCTTGCTCTGGAAATTGGGTAATTTAGAAAATAGAACATAG
- a CDS encoding DUF3326 domain-containing protein produces MNQRAYTVVLIIPTGVGASIGGYAGDALPVARAIAQVCDRLITHPNVLNGAQLYWNLPNAFYVEGYGLDKFAAGCWGLRPVHQNRVGLLLDQGIEPELRLRHLQAADATRATLGLNLTDYVLTDAPLNVELRTAASGASWGTIGNPDSLLRAAQVLIEQAGANAIAVVVRFPDDIDSQALQDYRHGRGVDPLAGAEAIISHLIVRTFQIPCAHAPALMPLPIDPKLSPRSAAEELGYTFLPCVLVGLSRAPQFVVNQNNSPSSLANPDSQTISSKPGDIWADDVDAIVIPATACGGSAMLSFSQLQTQIIAVEENQTTMEVPPEPLGIKAIRVNSYLEALGLLVSHRAGISPNALSPSLSSKNWV; encoded by the coding sequence GTGAATCAGCGTGCCTATACCGTTGTTTTAATCATTCCTACTGGTGTAGGAGCGTCGATTGGTGGCTATGCCGGGGATGCCTTGCCAGTGGCTAGAGCGATCGCACAAGTTTGCGATCGCTTAATCACCCATCCCAATGTCCTCAATGGTGCCCAGTTGTACTGGAACTTACCCAACGCCTTCTATGTAGAAGGCTATGGACTTGACAAATTTGCCGCTGGATGCTGGGGATTACGCCCTGTACATCAGAACCGAGTGGGATTACTCCTGGATCAGGGGATTGAACCGGAACTACGTTTGAGACACCTACAAGCAGCAGATGCCACCAGAGCTACCCTAGGACTGAATCTAACCGACTACGTACTCACAGATGCTCCCTTAAATGTAGAACTGCGCACAGCAGCATCTGGAGCGAGTTGGGGAACAATTGGAAATCCCGATAGTTTATTGCGAGCAGCCCAAGTCCTGATTGAGCAAGCCGGAGCAAATGCGATCGCAGTAGTAGTGCGTTTTCCCGATGACATTGATAGTCAAGCATTGCAAGATTACCGTCATGGCCGAGGCGTAGACCCCCTCGCTGGTGCTGAAGCCATTATCAGTCACTTGATTGTTCGTACCTTTCAAATTCCCTGTGCTCATGCACCAGCATTGATGCCTTTACCCATCGATCCTAAATTGTCACCTCGTTCAGCAGCAGAGGAATTGGGCTATACCTTCTTACCCTGTGTTTTAGTAGGATTGAGTCGCGCTCCCCAATTTGTGGTCAACCAAAACAATTCCCCCTCCTCCCTTGCTAATCCAGATTCTCAAACTATTTCCTCAAAACCAGGGGACATCTGGGCTGATGATGTAGATGCGATTGTCATACCAGCAACCGCCTGTGGTGGTAGCGCAATGTTAAGCTTTAGCCAGCTGCAAACCCAGATCATTGCCGTTGAAGAAAACCAAACTACCATGGAAGTACCTCCAGAACCTTTGGGAATTAAAGCAATACGAGTAAACTCATATTTAGAGGCTCTAGGCTTGCTGGTTAGCCATCGTGCTGGGATCAGTCCTAACGCTCTGAGTCCATCCCTATCATCAAAAAATTGGGTCTGA